The Labilibaculum sp. sequence AATGGTATTTTTGTAGAGCGAAGATGAGGATATCTGTCTTGAAACTCCTTAATTATAGTCTCGGTTGCATCTTCACTGCCATCATTAACCAAAATTAGTTCAAAGTTGGGATACTCCTGCTCTAAAAAAAGTGAAAGATTTTCTTGTAAGCAGTATTCCTCATTTTTCACACACATAACAATAGAAACAGGTTCTGCCTTTATTGTTGTGTGCGTGTTTTTTTTCTCTTTTTTGAATAATTGGATGTAACGAAGATGATATAATATCTGTGTGCAAAAAGCAATTAAGAGAACAATGAGAATAGCCCATTGATAAAAAGAAGTCGGCAGAGTAATTATTGTTTCCAAATTCAGGCTTGTTTATGTGCCTCAAAAATAAGAGATTCTTATTGATTAAAAAATTTTGATATGCAGATTGATTCATGTCAGGAAAGACGACTGATCTATGTGTCTCATATTCTTGCTTTAGCAATCATCAGTTTACCTTCGTACAGTGTTGGTGATTCAGAAATAAGATTAATTAGTATCTTTGCTGCCTGATTTTTTTTACAAATTGGTTGAGATACCTGATTGTAAGTAAATATAAATAGTACATATGGATTTTAAATTACTAAATACAGATCCTAAGTCTTCGGCGAGGACAGGGGAGTTGACTACGGATCACGGGAAAATTCAAACGCCCATTTTTATGCCGGTAGGAACACTTGGTTCTGTAAAAGGTGTGCATCAGAGAGAGTTAAGAGATGATATTAATGCCGAAATTATTTTAGGTAATACCTATCATTTGTATTTGCGTCCAGGTTTGGATGTGTTGGAAAAAGCAGGCGGCTTGCATAAGTTTAATGGCTGGGAACGTCCGATTTTAACAGACAGTGGCGGATTTCAGGTGTTTTCTTTGGCTGAAAACAGAAAGTTATCCGAAGAAGGTGCAATGTTTCGTTCACACATTGATGGCTCGAAGCATTTTTTTACTCCGGAGAATGTAATGGATATCCAAAGAACTATTGGTGCTGATATTATTATGGCATTTGATGAATGTCCTCCCGGAACATCAACATACGAGTATTCAAAAACTTCACTGGAGCTTACACAGAGATGGTTAGAGCGTTGTGTGAAAAGATTTGATGAAACAGAACCAAAATATGGTTATTCACAAACTTTATTTCCTATAATTCAAGGTTGTGTTTATAACGATTTGCGGATTAAAGCCACTGAACATGCAGCCTCTTTAGATCGGGAAGGGTATGCCATTGGTGGCTTAGCGGTTGGTGAGCCCGTGGAAGATATGTATTCAATGATTGAGGTTGTAAATGAGGTTTTACCTAAAGATAAACCGAGATATTTAATGGGGGTTGGAACTCCTGTTAATATACTGGAAGCTATTTCAAGAGGTGTTGATATGTTTGATTGTGTAATGCCTACCAGAAATGGACGGAATGGTATGATTTTCACAAGGGAAGGAATTATCAATATTAAGAACAAGAAATGGCATGATGATTTTTCACCAATAGATCCAGATGGAACTTCATATGTTGATCTGAATTATTCAAAAGCTTACGTTCGGCATTTAATTCATTCGGGAGAGTTGTTGGGTTCTCAAATTTGCAGTATTCACAATTTGGCTTTTTATCTGTGGCTGGTACGTGAAGCAAGAGAGCAGATTAATTCAGGAACTTTCGCTTCATGGAAAGAAATCATGGTTAAGAAGTTAGCTACCCGTTTATAACTGTTAAAAAAGCTTACAATAGATCCAGCTCGATTGGTAATTGAAGAATAAGTTATACTTTTATTCCGAAATTTGTTATTCTGCAGTTTTCGGGAAATAAGGAATTTAAAATTCAGGTTTTGAGAAAATTAGATTTATACATTATCCGAAAGTTTTTGGGAACTTTCTTTTTCGCTATTGTTTTAATAATAAGTATTTCGGTTATTTTCGATTTTTCGGAACATATCGATGAATACATAGATAAAGAAGCTCCCCTCAAGGCAATCATATTCGATTATTATCTAAATTTCATTCCATATTTTGCTAATCTTTTTAGCGCGCTGTTTACTTTTATTGCGGTAATTTTCTTTACCTCGAAAATGGCTTACAATACCGAAATAATTGCCATTTTAAGCAGTGGGGTGAGTTTTCGCAGAATGATGTATCCTTACTTTATATCTGCACTAATTATTGGGATGTTTTCTTTTCTTCTGAGTAATTATATTATTCCTCCTGCCAATCAAAAAAGGCTCGATTTCACAGCGACCTATATTAGTAAGCAATTTCGAAACAACGAACGAAATATTCACAGGCAAATTGAACCCGGTGTTTTTATTTACATGATAAACTACGAGACTGCCAGTAATACAGGATATAAGTTTGCGTTGGAGAAATTTGAAGGTAAGGAGCTGGTCTCTAAGTTAACATCCAGATCGATTCGGTGGAGTAAAGAGAAAAATAAATGGACTATAAATGATTTCTTTATTCGCACAATAGATGGTGATAAGGAATCATTTGAGACAGGAAGAGCAAAGGACACAACTTTTAACTTTGGACCAGAAGAGTTTGGTTCAAAGAAAAATATTGTTGAGGCAATGAATTTACCGCAGCTGAATGCTTATATAGAACAGCAATCGATGAGGGGTGATAGTAATATTGAAGCATATAAAATTGAGAAATACAAGCGGATGGCGAATCCGTTTTCGACCTTTATTCTTACGCTTATCGGCGTATCACTTGCATCACGCAAAATTCGTGGCGGAATGGGTTTGCATATAGGCATTGGGCTGCTTTTAAGTTTCTCATTCATACTTTTTATGCAGATATCTATTGTGTTTGCAACAAATGGAAGTATGAATCCCATACTTGCTGTCTGGTTGCCGAATATCGTTTTTTCATTTATTGCGGTTTATTTGTATCGAATCGCACCAAAATAGAAAAAATCTAAATAGTTTGTTGTGAATTGATTTGATTATCAGGCAAAAGAGCTTATTTTATATGTGGCTAAATATGGGATGGAATTGAGCAGAGTTTTTTTCTATCCTAAAATTTAGTAATGTTGTATCTTGGAATTTCATGAATTGATGAAATTCAACATATATATGAAAGTATATATTTTTTAACTAAATGTACAAATTATGTCATTGAAACGAAACATTCTTGATCTTAGAAAGAGAAAAGAAAAGGTGCTTCAAGGTGGCGGTGAAAAAGCCATTCAGAAGCAAGTTGCGATGGGGAAATTGACTGCCAGAGAAAGAGTAACATCTATTTTAGATGAAGATTCTTTTCATGAATACGATATGTTTGTTGAGCACGAAGCTCGCGACTTTGGTATGGAAAAGAAAGAACTTCATGGTGATGGTGTTATTATTGGTACAGGAACTATTTATGGTGAGCCAGTGTGTATTTTCGCACAGGATTTTACCGTAGCCGGAGGTTCTCTAGGTCTGATGCATGCACGTAAAATTACGAAAATCATGGATCATGCATTAAGAATGCGTGTGCCATTGATCGGTATTAATGATTCGGGAGGAGCCCGTATTCAGGAAGGTGTTAATTCACTTGCAGGATATGGAGAAATCTTTTTCAGAAACACTCTTGCATCCGGAGTAATTCCTCAATTGTCAATTATTCTTGGTCCTTGTGCTGGTGGAGCTGTTTATTCTCCTGCGCTTACTGATTTTGTGTTTGTGGTTGAGAACATTTCTAAAATGTTCATTACCGGCCCTGAGGTAATAAAAACAGTTTTGGGTGAGGAAATCACTATGGAAGAACTGGGTGGAGCAAAAGTTCATAGCGAAATCACTGGTAATGCTCATTTTTATGCGCTTAGTGAATACGAATGCTTCGAGCAAATTAAAAAGCTGTTAACTTTCATACCATGGAACAATACTAAAAAAGCTAAGGCATTTCCTCCTAAGCCACCAAGACCAGAATACAAAATTGAAGAAATTGTTCCTTCTGATCCTACTCAACCATACGATATCCGTAACGTAATCAAATCTATTGTTGATGATTCTGATTTCTTCGAAAGTATGGAGAATTTTGCACGAAACATTGTAATTGGTTTCGGTAGAATGAATGGTGAAACTGTTGGTTTTGTAGCTAATCAGCCATTGGTACTGGCAGGCGTTTTGGATTGTGATTCTTCAGATAAAGCGGCGCGTTTTATTCGTTACTGTAATGCTTTTAACATTCCTATTGTTACCCTTGAGGATATGCCGGGTTATTTGCCAGGTGTAGATCAGGAGCATATGGGTGTTATTCGTCACGGAGCTAAGATTCTTTACGCTTATAGTGAAGCTACAGTGCCAAAAATTACTGTAATTATTCGTAAGGCATACGGTGGAGGTTATATTGCAATGAACTCCCGTCATATGAAGGCCGATTTCATGTTTGCATGGCCAAATGCCGAAATTGCTGTAATGGGACCTGATGGAGCAGCTAATATCATCTTTAAGAAGGAGATTATGGCGGCTGCCGATCCTGAAGCTATGAGAAAAGAAAAAGTAGCTGAATACAGAGAGAAGTTTGCCAATCCTTATGTTGCAGCAGCCAAAGGTTATATCGATACAGTTATTGAGCCACAAGAGACACGTAATATGTTGTTGCACTCAATTGAGGTTTCGAGTAACAAAGTTGATAGCAGACCTGCGAAAAAACACGGTATTCCACCATTTTAAAAAGTATTCGATATGGAAGATTTAAAAGAATTCAACGTTGACGGTACTATTTATATAACGGAATTAACTAAGAAGTTTGAGAATAGAAAGCCTTGGGTTAGACCTAATCCAAAGCATATTAATTCATTCATTCCGGGTACGATTGTTGAAATTTTAGTTAAAGAAGGGCAGGAACTTAAAGAGGGTGAAAACCTGATGATTCTTGAAGCTATGAAGATGAAGAATCAGATTAAAATGCCTTTTGATGGTAAAATTGCCAAGATTTATGTAACTGAAGGAGAAAAGGTTCCCAACAGATTATTAATGGTGGAAATTGAGTAATCTTTCTGAATCAAAATAAAAATGAGCCTGTTCGTTACGAACAGGCTCATTCTATTTTATGGTTTTTATAATCTGCTTTTCCAGCAAAAATATTCGCTCCATATTTCAGGACTTTCAGGTTCATCTTTAAAAATTCCGTATAATGAAGATCCACTGCCTGACATAGAAGCATAAATTGCTCCCATGCTGTATAAATCATTTTTAATATTTTCTAATTTGGGATGATTTGGGAATATGCTGTTTTCAAAATCATTGAAAATTAAGTCTCTCCAGTTTTGGATTGGTTCTGTTATCAGTTCTTTTAATGATTTAAAGGGTTGCATAGGTTTAACTTTAGAATAAGCTTCGGGTGTGCTTATGTGGATGTTTGGTTTTACCAAAAGTATGTAATATCCGGAAAGGTCAATTAGTGCCTCAGAGAAAACATCTCCTTTCCCTTCTGCGAAAACAGGTTTGTTAGCAATAAAAAAAGGACAGTCGCTGCCAAGTTGTCCTGCCAGATTTTTCATTTCATCAAATGAAAGTTCTAGTTTATATTTCTCATTTAGCATCTTAATCATGAAGGCGGCATCCGAAGATCCTCCTCCTAAGCCTGCGCCAAATGGAATGTTTTTGTGTAGATGAATATTGGTTGAAGGGATATTGTATTTCCTGTAAAGCAAGTCAAATGCTTTGCAGACAATGTTATCCTTATCGTTTATTTTTATAGGAATACCTGATGAACTGAAGTTGTAGATTGTTTCATTGTTCGAATCGGCAATTTCCAAACCATCTGTAAGAGGAATGGGGTAAAATATAGTTTCTATGTTGTGAAATCCGTCAGATCTTTTTTCAACTATATTTAATCCGAGATTGATTTTAGCATTTGGGAAGCGAAGCACAAGTAATAAGTTTTATGATTGAATGGTAAAAATACTTGATTTATAAGAGCAAAAAAAATCAATTTGTAGTATTTTTATTTTCTATCTTTGGCTCTGCATTCTGTATTTTTTTCAGGACTTTTTTTGAGCTTGAAAAAATGCTTAGTATGCTGATTTTAAAGGAAAAGTAAACTGTTAGAATTTAATATTTTATGGCTGGGGCAAATAAATATAACAATCAACCGAAGAATAAAGTAGATCTTGATTATGGGAAAGTTCCTCCGCAGGCATTAGAGCTTGAGGAAGCTGTTCTGGGAGCATTAATGCTTGAAAAAGATGCGATGATTTCGGTTGGGGATATTCTAAATGCTGATTCCTTTTACAAGGATGCTCACCAAAAAATATACAAAGCTATACTGTCGCTTTCAATTAACGAGGAACCTGTTGATATACTAACGGTTACTGAAGAATTAAAACGACATGGGAATTTGGATGCTGTGGGTGGGCCTTTTTACATTACCCAACTTACAAATAGGGTTGCATCTGCTGCTCACATCGAATTTCATGCGCGAATTATTGCTCAAAAGTTTATTCAGCGCGAATTAATTCGGGTTTCATCTGAAATTCAGACTCAGGCTTTTGATGAGAGTGTTGATGTTGCTGATTTGCTGGATAGGGCACAGCAGGATGTTTTTGAGATTGCAGAAGGAAATATCAAAAAAGAATCCTCGCATATTCGTCCACTGGCTGATGAGGTAATCAACCAAATTGTGGAAGCAGGGAAACGAACCGATGGTTTAAGTGGTGTTCCTTCCGGTTTTACTGCATTGGATAGAATTACATCCGGATGGCAAAAATCCGATTTAGTGATTATTGCGGCTCGGCCATCAATGGGAAAAACAGCATTTGTTTTGTCGATGGCCCGGAATATGGCGGTTGACCACAAAGCACCAATAGCCATTTTCTCACTCGAGATGGGTGGCGATCAGTTGGTGAAACGTTTAATATCAAGCGAAACAGAATTAGGTTCTGAAAAGTTGAGAAGCGGGCGTTTGGAAGATTTTGAATGGGAACAGTTACATGTTAAAATTAAAGATCTGGTTGAAGCTCCAATATATGTGGATGACACACCTGGTTTGTCAATTTATGAGCTGCGATCTAAATGTCGTCGTTTAAAGGCGAAACATGATATTAGTTGTATTGTGATTGACTATTTGCAGTTGATGACAGCTGGTTCGGATATGCGTGGTAACCGAGAGCAGGAGGTGAGTTTAATATCACGGCAATTAAAGATCATCGCAAAGGAATTAAACGTTCCGGTAATTGCTCTTTCTCAGTTGAATCGTGGTGTTGAACAAAGAACAGGGGATGCAAAAAAACCAATGCTTTCCGATTTGCGTGAATCCGGTGCGATTGAGCAGGATGCCGATATGGTGTTGTTTATTCACCGTCCGGAAAGATATGGCATAACTGAGGATGCTGAAGGAAATTCATTAATTGGTATTGCTGATATTATTATTGCAAAACACCGTAATGGTGCTGTCGGAGAAATACAGCTTCGTTTCCGAAATCAGTTGGCCCGATTTACCGATTTGGAAGGTGAATCATTAAACCCATTCGCCACACCGGGTTTGGAGGATGTGAAAACATTCAGTTCCAGCATGAATCAGGAATCTTCCGGTTTTGATGATTTTAGTGCAGGATTTGGTGGGGGCAGTGATTTTGATGATGCTGCACCATTTTAATGACCTTATGAAACGTCTTCTCAAATAGAATTTGTTATTTTGTTTTTATGATAGAAGATAGATTGTTTTCGAAAATATTTTTTCGAAAAATAGTTATTTTACTGTTTTTCGCCTTATCTGCATATACATCCTTTTCTGCAAGTTTATTAATTCAGATGGATGATACTCAGAAGAATCATCTTAAAGCCTATGGTATTGCTTTTTGGACTCTGGGAAAGGATTATCAGATTCATTGGCTGTTGAATTATCGCGGAGGATCTTTTTTACTTCCTTTCCAGAAAGAAATTCAGGATGAGTGTCAGATTCGAGGTGTCAGTTTTTCTGTTCTCAGCGATGTTTCTGCTCAGCAAATATTGACAGAAATATCAAGCGATGAGTTGAATATGGATGCCGTTAAACTGGAAAAATCACCTTTGATTGCAGTCTATTCACCAAAAGGGAAGAAACCTTGGGACGATGCAGTAACCCTGGCACTTAGCTACGCCGAAATTCCTTACGATATTATTTATGATGATGAGGTGATGACCGGGAAGTTGTCGAAATATGATTGGCTGCATTTGCATCATGAAGATTTTACAGGGCAGTTTGGTAAATTTTATACCTCATACCGAAATATGAAATGGTATAAAGATGAGGTGCAGTCCAATATGGAGATGGCTAACCGATATGGTTTCCCGAAAGTTTCCGATTTAAAAAAAGCAATATCTGTTAAAATAAGAAATTTTGTTGAGGCTGGGGGCTTTCTATTTGCAATGTGTTCTGCCACCGATACTTTTGATATAGCACTGGCCTCGGGAGAACATGATATTTGTGATGCTGTGTTTGATGGAGATCCTATTGAGCCGGATGTCCAGTCTCAACTGGATTTTTCAAAGACATTTGCCTTTCAGAATTTTACGCTTGAAAAAAAGCCTAATGTATATGAGTTTTCGGATATTGATGTGACTTTAACGAGAAAGCTAAGGCAGGATGAAGATTATTTTTCTTTGTTTGAGTTTTCTGCAAAATGGGATCCGGTACCAAGCATGTTATGTCAAAATCACAAAAATTTGATAAAAGGATTTATGGGACAAACCACTGCTTTTAAGTTGGAGTTGATAAAACCTAGTGTACTTATTATGGGAGAGAATAAAGCTGCTGGTGAGGCGCGGTACATTCATGGAAACTTTGGGAAAGGAACCTGGACTTTTTATGGGGGGCACGATCCTGAAGATTACCAGCACTTGGTTGGAGATCCGCCTACTGACCTTAATTTGAAAAAGAATTCGGCTGGTTATCGCCTAATACTGAATAATGTTTTGTTTCCGGCAGCAAAGAAGAAAAAGAGAAAAACCTAGGGAGAGTTTAAAGGTTCAAAAGTCTAAAAGTCAACACACTGTGTTTCTTTCTGTCCTCCGTGGTAAAAGTGGTAAGCTTTGTTTAGTCCTTTCTTTGGTTTTGTGTTGAAACTCTTTTTGACAAGCACTCAAGAAGAATTTATCATCGAGTAACACCTAGTCGTTTTTTTCTGATAAACCTTGTATTAGGTGCTCTTTTTATTTTAAATGTACAAGAGTCGGAATATGATAATATCCCTTTGAGTTTTTTGTGAATTCCTTAGTGTTCTTTGTGGTGAATTTCTGCTTGCAAAATATCTATGAAGAATTCCACTACGTACTGAATAAGGTAAAAATGTTTTAATCGTTTTTTCTCTGTTGGACTCTGCGTGCTCTGTGGTGATTTTTTTTATTTCAATTTCCTTGGAGTAGTTATTATGTGCATGATACAGACAAAAAAAAGGCTGCGTCCCCTAAACGCAGCCTTCGTATTTCAACATCGGTTATATACCAGTTTCAATATATTATTAACCATTTGTAATCTATTAACCTTAGTAACTTCACTAACCCTTTAGAATTATTTATGAATGTCACAGTACAAACCGATGTTGGCAACAAAACTTGTTTGCATATCAGGTTTTGTTGATTACCTCTGCAAATATAAATGATTATTTCCTTACTGTTGACCTGTTAATTGGTATTTTTTGTTGTGAATTGTTAAAGAACATTAAAATTTTGCTGCGGATTGTAATGAAAATATGTTATTTAGCATATTATAGTATCCTTTTGATTTCAGATAAATCATTAATCTCAAATGTTGGATCGTCTTTGTGATTGATTTTGTGTGGGTTGAAATAAATTTGATCCATTTCGACCTTTTTTGCACCGGCGATGTCTGTAGAAAGATCATCTCCAATCATTATGCTGTTATTTGCTAAAGCACATGCTTCAGAAAATGCATATTCAAATATTTGTGGAGTCGGTTTGTTTGCACCGGCATCTTCTGAGGTAATAACCTTGGTGAAATAGCTGTCTAACCTAGAGTTTTTAAGTTTTTTGCCTTGAACTTCATTAAACCCATTGGTGATAATGTGTAATTGATATCCTTTTTTCTTCAGATATTCAAGAGTTTGATGCGTGTTTGGAAAAGTGGCCGTTTGCAAGGGACTTATTTCGATAAAATCATTTGCAATCTCTTTTGCCAAATCAAGATCATCAAGTCCTGCTTCTTTTAATGTCAGGTAAAATCTTCGGTAGATCAAATCCTCTTTTTTTATTCTGTTTTGATAATAGGCATTCCACAATTTGCCGTTGTGATATTCATATCGTGATTTGAAAAACAGGAAACTTCCAAATATTGATTGCAATTGGTAATCCCTAAAGAGTAGATTTAGGCTTGCCTCGGAATTTTTATTAAAATCCCAGAGTGTACGGTCAAGGTCGAAAAAAATATGTTGGTACTTTAAATTTGTCATTGCAGTAGGTGGTTGATTCTGTATTTTACAGGATAAAAGTAAACAAAAGTGGTAGTTTTGCGTACTATGTTTCAGTATTTACATTCCATAATGTAGTTAATTTTGTTTTGTATGAATAAATGGTTGTTGTTCTTTTCAGTGTTATTGATTTTTACAAACATAAATGTGTCTGCTAAAAATGAGCCTTCTGTATCTATTAGTGTTGATAAAGACATGATTTTAAAAGATGGAGGAGTGGCAATTGTAACTGTTCAACTTAGTGAGAATTTTAAGGGGAAAGCTCCTGTTGTGGAATTGAAGTATGAAACGAATGGAACAGGAGCTATGAATTATGACTTTACTATGTCACCGGCAATATATTATAAGAAATTTGGTAAAAATGAAACTTCTTTCTCTTTTGCAATTACGGGGATTTATCAGCAATGGGGTTCTTCTAAAGTGGATCTAAATATAACTCTTTACAATATAAAAAATGCAACTCCTTCTGGGGCGATGACTCTTACGGTTAATATCAATGATGTTATTGATGATGTGCCTCCGGTTTTTCAAAATCCCCAAACAGATATTACAGTTAATGCATCAGGAAGTAATTGTGGTGAGATTGTTAATTATGATATTCCACAAGCTATTGATAATTTTCCTGCTTTTTCAGGAACTCTTCCTGGATACACCTATTTAGGAGAACTGTATAATCATACTTATTACTATTCAAATACTAGTGAAAAAGCCACTACAGCAATGCAAAATGCTATTAATAGCGGAGGGCATTTAGTTACAATTACCAGTCAAGCCGAGAATGATTTTATAGATAGTAAAGTTGGAGATATATGGATTGGTTTGACTGATGCGGCAGCTGAAGGAACATTTGTTTGGTGTAATGGAGAGGCTGTTAGCTATACGAATTGGAATAGTGGGGAGCCTAATAATTCTGGAAATGAGGATTACACTCAAATGTATAGCAATGGTAAGTGGAATGATATTCCAGATACTTATTGGAAGCGTTATGTTGTTGAATTTGAAGGTGCTTTAGTTACTCAGACGGGTGGTTTGCCATCTGGGTCATTGTTTCCGGTTGGGACTACAGTTAATACATTTACTGCGACAGATAATGCGGGCAATGCAGCAACACATAGTTTTAATGTTACAGTTGCTGATGTTACACCTCCAAAAATCTCACAATTGCAGGCCGATTATTATGATGGGAAAAATTTCGATACGTTCATGGAAACTTTGCCCGTTGATGAAATAAATTATTCATGGGGATCTGGTGCACCAGAATCTTCGTTGGTAGGAAATGATAATTTTTCAATTCGCTTTCAAGGTAGTATTCAAGCTGTTCAGGCAGGAACTTATACATTTTATACTACTTCTGATGATGGTGTGCGACTTTGGGTTGCGGGTCAGCAGGTGATTAATAATTGGACAAA is a genomic window containing:
- a CDS encoding biotin/lipoyl-containing protein, which produces MEDLKEFNVDGTIYITELTKKFENRKPWVRPNPKHINSFIPGTIVEILVKEGQELKEGENLMILEAMKMKNQIKMPFDGKIAKIYVTEGEKVPNRLLMVEIE
- the tgt gene encoding tRNA guanosine(34) transglycosylase Tgt, giving the protein MDFKLLNTDPKSSARTGELTTDHGKIQTPIFMPVGTLGSVKGVHQRELRDDINAEIILGNTYHLYLRPGLDVLEKAGGLHKFNGWERPILTDSGGFQVFSLAENRKLSEEGAMFRSHIDGSKHFFTPENVMDIQRTIGADIIMAFDECPPGTSTYEYSKTSLELTQRWLERCVKRFDETEPKYGYSQTLFPIIQGCVYNDLRIKATEHAASLDREGYAIGGLAVGEPVEDMYSMIEVVNEVLPKDKPRYLMGVGTPVNILEAISRGVDMFDCVMPTRNGRNGMIFTREGIINIKNKKWHDDFSPIDPDGTSYVDLNYSKAYVRHLIHSGELLGSQICSIHNLAFYLWLVREAREQINSGTFASWKEIMVKKLATRL
- a CDS encoding PA14 domain-containing protein, with the protein product MNKWLLFFSVLLIFTNINVSAKNEPSVSISVDKDMILKDGGVAIVTVQLSENFKGKAPVVELKYETNGTGAMNYDFTMSPAIYYKKFGKNETSFSFAITGIYQQWGSSKVDLNITLYNIKNATPSGAMTLTVNINDVIDDVPPVFQNPQTDITVNASGSNCGEIVNYDIPQAIDNFPAFSGTLPGYTYLGELYNHTYYYSNTSEKATTAMQNAINSGGHLVTITSQAENDFIDSKVGDIWIGLTDAAAEGTFVWCNGEAVSYTNWNSGEPNNSGNEDYTQMYSNGKWNDIPDTYWKRYVVEFEGALVTQTGGLPSGSLFPVGTTVNTFTATDNAGNAATHSFNVTVADVTPPKISQLQADYYDGKNFDTFMETLPVDEINYSWGSGAPESSLVGNDNFSIRFQGSIQAVQAGTYTFYTTSDDGVRLWVAGQQVINNWTNHSPTVNSGTISLSAGQIVPIVLEFYEQGGGAVIKLEWQGPGVSRQFVKSNSTGTCQDITLDLSVAGGLYNLTADEVDPGYSDECGIASRSLSKSVFTCDDAGSNSVTFTVVDVNGNSSECIIDVIVTGVPDISLPVIGDTKCIGDGAQLTIQGSEGGVVYSAYKGGVQIGSSVPGNGADVSINIPTLGFSVGDNLINIKAVSAVCEANLTNTGIIVIYQSPNPVGIYHE
- a CDS encoding acyl-CoA carboxylase subunit beta, which encodes MSLKRNILDLRKRKEKVLQGGGEKAIQKQVAMGKLTARERVTSILDEDSFHEYDMFVEHEARDFGMEKKELHGDGVIIGTGTIYGEPVCIFAQDFTVAGGSLGLMHARKITKIMDHALRMRVPLIGINDSGGARIQEGVNSLAGYGEIFFRNTLASGVIPQLSIILGPCAGGAVYSPALTDFVFVVENISKMFITGPEVIKTVLGEEITMEELGGAKVHSEITGNAHFYALSEYECFEQIKKLLTFIPWNNTKKAKAFPPKPPRPEYKIEEIVPSDPTQPYDIRNVIKSIVDDSDFFESMENFARNIVIGFGRMNGETVGFVANQPLVLAGVLDCDSSDKAARFIRYCNAFNIPIVTLEDMPGYLPGVDQEHMGVIRHGAKILYAYSEATVPKITVIIRKAYGGGYIAMNSRHMKADFMFAWPNAEIAVMGPDGAANIIFKKEIMAAADPEAMRKEKVAEYREKFANPYVAAAKGYIDTVIEPQETRNMLLHSIEVSSNKVDSRPAKKHGIPPF
- the dnaB gene encoding replicative DNA helicase, with the translated sequence MAGANKYNNQPKNKVDLDYGKVPPQALELEEAVLGALMLEKDAMISVGDILNADSFYKDAHQKIYKAILSLSINEEPVDILTVTEELKRHGNLDAVGGPFYITQLTNRVASAAHIEFHARIIAQKFIQRELIRVSSEIQTQAFDESVDVADLLDRAQQDVFEIAEGNIKKESSHIRPLADEVINQIVEAGKRTDGLSGVPSGFTALDRITSGWQKSDLVIIAARPSMGKTAFVLSMARNMAVDHKAPIAIFSLEMGGDQLVKRLISSETELGSEKLRSGRLEDFEWEQLHVKIKDLVEAPIYVDDTPGLSIYELRSKCRRLKAKHDISCIVIDYLQLMTAGSDMRGNREQEVSLISRQLKIIAKELNVPVIALSQLNRGVEQRTGDAKKPMLSDLRESGAIEQDADMVLFIHRPERYGITEDAEGNSLIGIADIIIAKHRNGAVGEIQLRFRNQLARFTDLEGESLNPFATPGLEDVKTFSSSMNQESSGFDDFSAGFGGGSDFDDAAPF
- a CDS encoding YjjG family noncanonical pyrimidine nucleotidase, with the protein product MTNLKYQHIFFDLDRTLWDFNKNSEASLNLLFRDYQLQSIFGSFLFFKSRYEYHNGKLWNAYYQNRIKKEDLIYRRFYLTLKEAGLDDLDLAKEIANDFIEISPLQTATFPNTHQTLEYLKKKGYQLHIITNGFNEVQGKKLKNSRLDSYFTKVITSEDAGANKPTPQIFEYAFSEACALANNSIMIGDDLSTDIAGAKKVEMDQIYFNPHKINHKDDPTFEINDLSEIKRIL
- the ispE gene encoding 4-(cytidine 5'-diphospho)-2-C-methyl-D-erythritol kinase: MLRFPNAKINLGLNIVEKRSDGFHNIETIFYPIPLTDGLEIADSNNETIYNFSSSGIPIKINDKDNIVCKAFDLLYRKYNIPSTNIHLHKNIPFGAGLGGGSSDAAFMIKMLNEKYKLELSFDEMKNLAGQLGSDCPFFIANKPVFAEGKGDVFSEALIDLSGYYILLVKPNIHISTPEAYSKVKPMQPFKSLKELITEPIQNWRDLIFNDFENSIFPNHPKLENIKNDLYSMGAIYASMSGSGSSLYGIFKDEPESPEIWSEYFCWKSRL
- a CDS encoding LptF/LptG family permease — translated: MRKLDLYIIRKFLGTFFFAIVLIISISVIFDFSEHIDEYIDKEAPLKAIIFDYYLNFIPYFANLFSALFTFIAVIFFTSKMAYNTEIIAILSSGVSFRRMMYPYFISALIIGMFSFLLSNYIIPPANQKRLDFTATYISKQFRNNERNIHRQIEPGVFIYMINYETASNTGYKFALEKFEGKELVSKLTSRSIRWSKEKNKWTINDFFIRTIDGDKESFETGRAKDTTFNFGPEEFGSKKNIVEAMNLPQLNAYIEQQSMRGDSNIEAYKIEKYKRMANPFSTFILTLIGVSLASRKIRGGMGLHIGIGLLLSFSFILFMQISIVFATNGSMNPILAVWLPNIVFSFIAVYLYRIAPK